The following coding sequences are from one Syngnathus acus chromosome 12, fSynAcu1.2, whole genome shotgun sequence window:
- the lmbrd2b gene encoding G-protein coupled receptor-associated protein LMBRD2B isoform X2: protein MSGAALAVEMVVVFFLALFLLHRYGDFRKQQRMVLFGTLLAWYLCFLIVFILPLDVTTTIYKQCQTDRRDHAAGTPPANQTSGNTSVAPAQSAQAACYEPWSYIPDGVMPVFWRVVYWTSQCLTWLLLPFMQSYARSGGFSMAGKVQTALIENAIYYGSYLLIFGSLLIYVAVHPEWRLSWYELQTIGITAANTWGLFLLVLLLGYGLVEIPRSYWNSSRHGHMLLKTYFKASKLMTEKADAEENLEDVMEEVRKVSEAVKYNHPLRTSVDTILRKCPTDYQDRLGRNMDDYEDFEDKQTFPSERSLVKLHKRVIYAVQRHHRTRVQWHMLLQEAFHLEDVAKNESSSSRRFVRSFAPARPPGWFSRYVYTPSAEWYWECLLKRVFYRVLAVLLGLLSAAVVWSECTFFSTKPVLSLFAVFIRLAERDYNYVYIQVACFITIFFLCTCVYSTVFRIRVFNFYYLAPHHQTDAYSLQFSGMLFCRLTPPLCLNFLGLIHMDAAISHQHREQTAYTSIMGSMRVLSFVADGFYIYYPMLIVILCIATYFSLGTRLLNLLGFQQFMGDSELTSDLVDEGKELIRREKRKRQRTEDGEARRREWKERYSHAREELSARGRNGHEMKESGYSDDADSGPGKLCRSAGRAERDRMELLQDQEPLDYNADSSVDDADDRGAGRATGGRYLSMSSSRSRIFDDV, encoded by the exons ATGAGTGGGGCGGCGCTGGCCGTGGagatggtggtggtgttcTTCCTGGCACTCTTCCTGCTACATCGCTACGGAGACTTCCGGAAGCAGCAGCGCATGGTCCTGTTCGGGACGCTGCTGGCCTGGTACCTGTGCTTCCTCATCGTTTTCATCCTGCCGCTGGACGTCACCACG ACGATCTACAAGCAGTGCCAGACGGACCGTCGGGATCACGCCGCCGGCACGCCGCCGGCTAATCAGACGTCAGGCAACACGTCCGTGGCGCCCGCTCAGAG TGCGCAAGCGGCGTGCTACGAGCCGTGGAGCTACATCCCCGACGGCGTGATGCCTGTCTTCTGGCGGGTGGTCTACTGGACGTCGCAGTGCCTCACCTG GTTGCTGCTGCCGTTCATGCAGTCGTACGCTCGCTCGGGCGGGTTCTCCATGGCCGGGAAGGTCCAGACGGCCCTCATCGAGAACGCCATCTACTACGGAAGCTACCTGCTCATCTTCGGCTCGCTGCTCATCTACGTGGCCGTCCACCCCGAGTGGCGCCTGTCCTG GTACGAGCTGCAGACCATCGGCATCACGGCGGCCAACACCTGGGGTTTGTTCCTGCTGGTTCTGCTGCTGGGCTATGGCCTGGTGGAGATCCCGCGCTCCTACTGGAACTCCTCCAGACACGGACATATGCTCCTCAAGACCTACTTCAAGGCCTCCAAGCTTATGACGGAGAAGGCGGACGCCGAGGAGAACCTGGAGGACGTCATGGAG GAGGTGAGAAAGGTGAGCGAGGCCGTCAAGTACAACCATCCTCTGAGGACGAGCGTCGACACCATCCTCCGGAAG TGCCCGACGGACTACCAGGACAGGTTGGGCCGCAACATGGACGACTACGAGGACTTTGAGGACAAGCAGACCTTCCCCAGCGAGAGGAGTCTGGTCAAGCTCCACAAACGG GTGATCTACGCCGTTCAGCGACACCATCGCACCCGTGTGCAGTGGCACATGCTGCTGCAGGAAGCCTTCCATCTGGAGGACGTGGCCAAGAATGAAAGCAGCTCCTCGCGACGCTTCGTCCGCAGCTTCGCCCCCGCCCGGCCCCCGGGCTGGTTCAGCAGATACGTATACACGCCCAGCGCAG AGTGGTACTGGGAGTGTCTGCTGAAGCGCGTCTTCTACCGTGTCCTGGCCGTGCTGCTGGGCCTGCTCAGCGCCGCCGTGGTCTGGTCCGAGTGCACCTTCTTCAGCACCAAACCCGTCCTGTCGCTCTTTGCCGTCTTCATCCGGCTGGCCGAGCGCGACTACAACTACGTGTACATCCAG GTGGCGTGCTTCATCACCATCTTCTTCCTGTGCACGTGCGTGTACTCCACCGTGTTCCGGATCCGCGTGTTCAACTTCTACTACCTGGCGCCGCATCACCAGACGGACGCGTACAGCCTGCAATTCAGCGGCAT GCTCTTCTGCCGGCTGACGCCGCCGCTGTGCCTCAACTTCTTGGGTCTCATCCACATGGACGCCGCCATCTCCCACCAGCACAGAGAGCAGACGGCCTACACCTCG ATCATGGGCTCCATGCGCGTGCTTTCCTTCGTGGCCGACGGCTTCTACATCTACTACCCCATGCTCATCGTCATCTTGTGCATCGCCACCTACTTCAG CCTGGGCACCCGCCTGCTCAACCTGCTCGGCTTCCAGCAGTTCATGGGCGACAGCGAGCTGACGTCGGACCTGGTGGACGAGGGCAAGGAGCTGATTCGCCGAG AGAAGCGAAAGCGCCAGAGGACGGAAGATGGCGAGGCCAGACGACGT GAGTGGAAGGAGCGCTACAGCCACGCCAGGGAGGAATTGAGCGCCAGGGGCAGGAACGGCCACGAAATGAAGGAGAGCGGCTACTCGGACGATGCCGACAGCGGAC CGGGCAAGTTATGCCGTTCCGCCGGTCGAGCGGAGCGCGATCGCATGGAGCTTCTGCAGGACCAGGAACCTCTGGACTACAACGCTGACTCCTCGGTGGACGACGCGGACGACCGCGGCGCGGGGAG AGCCACGGGTGGCCGGTACCTGTCCATGTCGTCGTCTCGCAGTCGTATTTTCGACGACGTCTGA
- the lmbrd2b gene encoding G-protein coupled receptor-associated protein LMBRD2B isoform X1: MSGAALAVEMVVVFFLALFLLHRYGDFRKQQRMVLFGTLLAWYLCFLIVFILPLDVTTTIYKQCQTDRRDHAAGTPPANQTSGNTSVAPAQSAQAACYEPWSYIPDGVMPVFWRVVYWTSQCLTWLLLPFMQSYARSGGFSMAGKVQTALIENAIYYGSYLLIFGSLLIYVAVHPEWRLSWYELQTIGITAANTWGLFLLVLLLGYGLVEIPRSYWNSSRHGHMLLKTYFKASKLMTEKADAEENLEDVMEEVRKVSEAVKYNHPLRTSVDTILRKCPTDYQDRLGRNMDDYEDFEDKQTFPSERSLVKLHKRVIYAVQRHHRTRVQWHMLLQEAFHLEDVAKNESSSSRRFVRSFAPARPPGWFSRYVYTPSAEWYWECLLKRVFYRVLAVLLGLLSAAVVWSECTFFSTKPVLSLFAVFIRLAERDYNYVYIQVACFITIFFLCTCVYSTVFRIRVFNFYYLAPHHQTDAYSLQFSGMLFCRLTPPLCLNFLGLIHMDAAISHQHREQTAYTSIMGSMRVLSFVADGFYIYYPMLIVILCIATYFSLGTRLLNLLGFQQFMGDSELTSDLVDEGKELIRREKRKRQRTEDGEARRREWKERYSHAREELSARGRNGHEMKESGYSDDADSGRTLVRLRRPLGVDAALPLCLAGKLCRSAGRAERDRMELLQDQEPLDYNADSSVDDADDRGAGRATGGRYLSMSSSRSRIFDDV, encoded by the exons ATGAGTGGGGCGGCGCTGGCCGTGGagatggtggtggtgttcTTCCTGGCACTCTTCCTGCTACATCGCTACGGAGACTTCCGGAAGCAGCAGCGCATGGTCCTGTTCGGGACGCTGCTGGCCTGGTACCTGTGCTTCCTCATCGTTTTCATCCTGCCGCTGGACGTCACCACG ACGATCTACAAGCAGTGCCAGACGGACCGTCGGGATCACGCCGCCGGCACGCCGCCGGCTAATCAGACGTCAGGCAACACGTCCGTGGCGCCCGCTCAGAG TGCGCAAGCGGCGTGCTACGAGCCGTGGAGCTACATCCCCGACGGCGTGATGCCTGTCTTCTGGCGGGTGGTCTACTGGACGTCGCAGTGCCTCACCTG GTTGCTGCTGCCGTTCATGCAGTCGTACGCTCGCTCGGGCGGGTTCTCCATGGCCGGGAAGGTCCAGACGGCCCTCATCGAGAACGCCATCTACTACGGAAGCTACCTGCTCATCTTCGGCTCGCTGCTCATCTACGTGGCCGTCCACCCCGAGTGGCGCCTGTCCTG GTACGAGCTGCAGACCATCGGCATCACGGCGGCCAACACCTGGGGTTTGTTCCTGCTGGTTCTGCTGCTGGGCTATGGCCTGGTGGAGATCCCGCGCTCCTACTGGAACTCCTCCAGACACGGACATATGCTCCTCAAGACCTACTTCAAGGCCTCCAAGCTTATGACGGAGAAGGCGGACGCCGAGGAGAACCTGGAGGACGTCATGGAG GAGGTGAGAAAGGTGAGCGAGGCCGTCAAGTACAACCATCCTCTGAGGACGAGCGTCGACACCATCCTCCGGAAG TGCCCGACGGACTACCAGGACAGGTTGGGCCGCAACATGGACGACTACGAGGACTTTGAGGACAAGCAGACCTTCCCCAGCGAGAGGAGTCTGGTCAAGCTCCACAAACGG GTGATCTACGCCGTTCAGCGACACCATCGCACCCGTGTGCAGTGGCACATGCTGCTGCAGGAAGCCTTCCATCTGGAGGACGTGGCCAAGAATGAAAGCAGCTCCTCGCGACGCTTCGTCCGCAGCTTCGCCCCCGCCCGGCCCCCGGGCTGGTTCAGCAGATACGTATACACGCCCAGCGCAG AGTGGTACTGGGAGTGTCTGCTGAAGCGCGTCTTCTACCGTGTCCTGGCCGTGCTGCTGGGCCTGCTCAGCGCCGCCGTGGTCTGGTCCGAGTGCACCTTCTTCAGCACCAAACCCGTCCTGTCGCTCTTTGCCGTCTTCATCCGGCTGGCCGAGCGCGACTACAACTACGTGTACATCCAG GTGGCGTGCTTCATCACCATCTTCTTCCTGTGCACGTGCGTGTACTCCACCGTGTTCCGGATCCGCGTGTTCAACTTCTACTACCTGGCGCCGCATCACCAGACGGACGCGTACAGCCTGCAATTCAGCGGCAT GCTCTTCTGCCGGCTGACGCCGCCGCTGTGCCTCAACTTCTTGGGTCTCATCCACATGGACGCCGCCATCTCCCACCAGCACAGAGAGCAGACGGCCTACACCTCG ATCATGGGCTCCATGCGCGTGCTTTCCTTCGTGGCCGACGGCTTCTACATCTACTACCCCATGCTCATCGTCATCTTGTGCATCGCCACCTACTTCAG CCTGGGCACCCGCCTGCTCAACCTGCTCGGCTTCCAGCAGTTCATGGGCGACAGCGAGCTGACGTCGGACCTGGTGGACGAGGGCAAGGAGCTGATTCGCCGAG AGAAGCGAAAGCGCCAGAGGACGGAAGATGGCGAGGCCAGACGACGT GAGTGGAAGGAGCGCTACAGCCACGCCAGGGAGGAATTGAGCGCCAGGGGCAGGAACGGCCACGAAATGAAGGAGAGCGGCTACTCGGACGATGCCGACAGCGGACGTACGTTGGTTCGCTTGCGCAGGCCACTTGGCGTTGACGCAGCCTTGCCCCTCTGTTTAGCGGGCAAGTTATGCCGTTCCGCCGGTCGAGCGGAGCGCGATCGCATGGAGCTTCTGCAGGACCAGGAACCTCTGGACTACAACGCTGACTCCTCGGTGGACGACGCGGACGACCGCGGCGCGGGGAG AGCCACGGGTGGCCGGTACCTGTCCATGTCGTCGTCTCGCAGTCGTATTTTCGACGACGTCTGA